GTTTTTAATTCTTCAATGATTGCGGAACAGTCGTCGACAGCAATCAGACGTGTCCATTCATCCAGCCGGTCATGGGCTTCCGGCATCAGTCGCGCGCGGTGCCAGTACGTCAACGGGCAGCCACTGAAAGGACCGGATATTGAAGCCAGTTCCCGACTGGAAATATCCTGGCCTGAAGATTGTTTGGTTAAGGGGCGCATTGTAAAAATCCTTTTCCCGTTAGCTCGGTTGTTTTAAATCATCGCGCAGCCGACCGAAGGCATCGGCCATGGCCCCGCCGCGCACTCCTTTTGCGGACCGCGCTTTGCCGGACGCATCTTCCCGGCACCACTTCACCGCATTTCGAACCCACGTCGTCCAGGCACTTTTCCAAAGCGCCATCATGCTGCCACGCGCGGTGTGGTAGGCGTGAAAACCGGCGGCCTCGTCCGCCCAATCGATGCCGCTGAGGTCGCGCTCGTCCGAATATGCCTTCGCGGCTTCCAGCCATTCCGGTGGCACGGTCCAGTCCTCCGGCAAAGCAGAACGCTTCCGCCTAAGAATTGGTTTTTTAGGGGAACAGGCCCCTTCCCCTTTAGGGGAAGAGTCTAGACTCTGACTCTCTTTCTTTCGTGTCGCTTTCGTTGCTGCTTTCGTTGCCGTGCTCGATC
This portion of the Rhodospirillaceae bacterium genome encodes:
- a CDS encoding DUF1376 domain-containing protein produces the protein MRDVAETPEMGNEMGNTAKAIWIKWYPKEALDGMVQLEPLEELAYRRLLDLIYVTGNRVVDDDRRLGRMTKTGRRWKQIKSALLAFEKIYVKDGLIRNKKCDAILAQYGRDMAQKSAAGKSSAGKRKSLSPNKSTSTDDMSVVRSSTATKAATKATRKKESQSLDSSPKGEGACSPKKPILRRKRSALPEDWTVPPEWLEAAKAYSDERDLSGIDWADEAAGFHAYHTARGSMMALWKSAWTTWVRNAVKWCREDASGKARSAKGVRGGAMADAFGRLRDDLKQPS